From the Vigna radiata var. radiata cultivar VC1973A unplaced genomic scaffold, Vradiata_ver6 scaffold_171, whole genome shotgun sequence genome, the window TACTTTTTAATGAATAGAATATAGAACGCAGTTGAAATACATTTTGTTATAACACATGGAGTGTCCTCCAAAAATTTTGAAAGACAAAAGTTTGAGCAGGTTCATTTGATCTTtacacataatcatataaaccATTAAACAATACGAGCGTAGCATGTGGTGAACGCACACTCACCCAGCTTCTGCTTCATCTTGAAGAATGGAtagaaacttatatatataaaattcaatctattaatattatagaCAACTTTCTGGCACCAGTGTTCCGCTGCTCGTCCCCTCAATGTTCTTACACGATGAGGTTGCTGACATGTTCTTGTAGGTTAGGTTTATGTCCTGAAATTTGATCCCTCGACATGGATTACTTGGGCTGCAATCGAAAGTTACTGCTTCTGGTGTTGCTGAAGTTCCATTTATGTTCAAATATGTAATTTCACTGATCTTAATTCCTGAagtctttaaaatataacatatttgTTATCGAAACAGTGACATGGATATGTATACAAGTAACTTtgacttttaattaataaattaaaattttaatttcccaTAGAAAGATcgaaaatatataatgatgttGGTTtggattaattaatttttattacctGGCCAGGACAACCTTGATTATTGGGGCAGTAATTCTGATCTATGATGATGGGATTCTTAACTTTGTCCATTACGATGTTTTGGAAGACAACATTCCTAACGAACCCATTGCTCGGCCTAGCCCATGTCTTTATCCTCACCCCATTGTCCGATCCAGAGAAAATAGCGTTCGTTAGAGTCACATTTTCTACTCCTTTTTCCTCCACAGTTTTCCCCAAACTTCCAATGCTGGTTCAAACATGTACACTTAGATTACTAGATATAActctattaattttatatttttttctatgtaaAAGTTGTCATTTTTCTGAAACTTTAAAGtagtttataatgaaaaattgtcAGAAAAAACATgcattgaattattttaatctaaagtTGAATCTGAGAAGTTGGTACCTTACGCCATGGCCAGGGCCACATTTGATGTTGGAGATGAAGAGGTTGTAGGTGGCATCACCAATGGATATGCAGTCATCGCCAGTTTGTAAGGTACATCCATTAATGGTAACCCCAGTTGAGCGTTCAACGTGAATGCCGTCGGTGTTAGGGCTCTGCTCAGGCGCAATAAGCCTTACATTTTTCACAACAACATTGTTGCATGTATTCATTACAAGGTGGCTTACTTGGCTGTTCACTGATGTTAACCCACTAACCACCAAGTTATTCACCCAGTTGAATGTCATTGACtgcatttattttatacaactctttttagtattttaatttaagataatgatacttagacaacattattttgacaacatttgaacatcgtcgatgtgtcattctgtgattggtttaaaattaCCACCATAGACCAATTACACAATGacaatgatattcaaatgttgtctaaatatcattattctttaatttattaaaaactcataaatgagttgaattaaattcataaaGAAACTGATAAAAggtatagaaaaaagaaaaaacatg encodes:
- the LOC106780257 gene encoding polygalacturonase-like, with amino-acid sequence MISILESTSVAISCILCSVLLGFSNAAPTYNVVKFGAKGDGKSDSTEAFIKAWQSACANPNPATIYVPKGRYLLRNTNFRGPCKRKVTFLINGTLVAPEDYNALGNSGFWILFNHVENLVVSGGKLDGKGAAFWNCRRSGKSCPPGARSMTFNWVNNLVVSGLTSVNSQVSHLVMNTCNNVVVKNVRLIAPEQSPNTDGIHVERSTGVTINGCTLQTGDDCISIGDATYNLFISNIKCGPGHGVSIGSLGKTVEEKGVENVTLTNAIFSGSDNGVRIKTWARPSNGFVRNVVFQNIVMDKVKNPIIIDQNYCPNNQGCPGQTSGIKISEITYLNINGTSATPEAVTFDCSPSNPCRGIKFQDINLTYKNMSATSSCKNIEGTSSGTLVPESCL